One part of the Phragmites australis chromosome 3, lpPhrAust1.1, whole genome shotgun sequence genome encodes these proteins:
- the LOC133912662 gene encoding 3beta-hydroxysteroid-dehydrogenase/decarboxylase-like, producing the protein MEGAAAGGGGGRWCVVTGGRGFAARHLVTMLLRSGEWRVRVADLAPAIALDRDEEEGYLGAALREGQAAYVSADLRDKGQVARVFEGAEVVFHMAAPDSSINNFQLHYSVNVEGTKNVIDACIQCKVKRLIYTSSPSVVFDGVHGIFNADESMPYPDKFNASYSETKADAEKMVMRANGREGLLTCCIRPSSIFGPGDKLLAPSLVAAARAGKSKYIIGDGNNCYDFTYVENVAYGHVCAEKTLSSEDGAKIAAGKTYFITNMEPIKFWEFMSLILEGLGYERPSIKIPVSVMMPVAHVVEWTYKKFAQYGMKVPQLTPSRIRLLSCNRTFSCSRAKDQLGYEPIVSLKDGLRRTIDSYPDLQAQNQRTISKASIFLGNGNLAKTILWEDKKQTVTVLLLMAVIYYHLFTCGYTFITAMAKLFSLTALFLFIHGMLPANVFGHKVEKLEASNFHITQVEAHRIAHSAGSSWNSLVGVLRSLCRGNDWPLFFKVVFFLLVVSILSSLSSQAAFKIGIALIFIGFKAYEKWEGTIDSLVGDACSIVLNFGSTKK; encoded by the exons ATGGAGGGGGCGGCGGCAGGCGGAGGCGGGGGGAGGTGGTGCGTGGTGACGGGCGGCCGCGGCTTCGCGGCGAGGCACCTCGTAACGATGCTGCTCCGCTCCGGGGAGTGGCGGGTGCGCGTGGCCGACCTGGCCCCCGCCATCGCGCTCGACcgggacgaggaggaggggtACCTTGGCGCGGCGCTCCGCGAGGGTCAGGCCGCCTACGTCTCCGCCGACCTCCGCGACAAGGGCCAGGTCGCAAGAG TTTTTGAGGGGGCAGAAGTAGTTTTCCATATGGCTGCTCCAGATTCATCCATCAACAACTTCCAGCTTCATTACTCAGTCAACGTCGAGG GAACGAAGAATGTCATTGATGCTTGTATCCAGTGCAAGGTGAAGAGACTCATTTACACTAGTTCACCGAGTGTAGTGTTTGATGGAGTTCATGGAATTTTTAATGCAGATGAATCAATGCCTTACCCAGATAAG TTTAATGCTTCATATTCAGAAACAAAGGCAGATGCAGAAAAAATGGTGATGAGGGCTAATGGTAGGGAAGGGCTTCTTACTTGTTGTATACGCCCAAGTAGCATTTTTGGCCCTGGTGATAAGCTACTGGCTCCTTCTTTGGTTGCTGCTGCAAGGGCAGGAAAGTCCAAA TACATTATTGGCGATGGGAACAACTGCTATGATTTCACCTATGTGGAAAATGTGGCATATGGCCATGTTTGTGCCGAGAAAACTCTATCATCTGAAGATGGTGCAAAGATAGCCGCCGGAAAA ACCTATTTCATAACAAATATGGAGCCTATAAAATTCTGGGAGTTCATGTCATTGATTCTAGAAGGCCTTGGATATGAAAG GCCTTCAATAAAAATACCTGTCTCTGTTATGATGCCAGTGGCTCATGTCGTAGAATGGACTTATAAGAAATTCGCTCAGTATGGAATGAAAGTTCCGCAGCTGACACCTTCAAGGATCAGGTTGCTCTCATGTAACAGGACATTTAGCTGCTCAAGAGCAAAAGATCAACTTGGTTATGAACCCATTGTGTCACTTAAG GATGGACTTAGGAGAACAATTGATTCATATCCCGATCTACAAGCTCAGAATCAAAGGACTATATCGAAGGCTTCAATTTTCCTTGGGAATGGAAATC TTGCAAAAACAATACTTTGGGAAGATAAGAAGCAAACAGTGACAGTGCTACTACTAATGGCCGTCATCTACTACCACTTATTTACATGTGGTTACACCTTCATCACAGCAATGGCAAAGCTTTTCTCACTGACTGCACTGTTCTTATTCATTCATGGCATGCTTCCGGCAAATGT GTTCGGCCACAAGGTTGAGAAACTCGAGGCCTCAAATTTTCATATCACACAGGTCGAGGCCCATCGCATTGCTCATTCTGCCGGCTCGTCATGGAACTCTTTAGTTGGTGTGCTAAGATCTCTTTGCAGAGGAAATGATTGGCCACTGTTTTTCAAG GTGGTATTCTTCCTACTGGTTGTCAGCATCCTTAGTTCCTTATCTTCGCAGGCTGCATTTAAAATAG GTATTGCTCTGATTTTCATAGGCTTCAAAGCATATGAGAAATGGGAGGGCACGATCGACAGCCTGGTTGGTGATGCTTGCTCCATTGTTCTAAACTTTGGTTCTACCAAGAAATGA